From Desulfosalsimonas propionicica, the proteins below share one genomic window:
- the malQ gene encoding 4-alpha-glucanotransferase, whose protein sequence is MIKIRSSGILLPVQSLASKYGIGDLGPAAREFVEFLHAAGQHVWQILPVTPTVAEHGHSPYHSPSAFAFNPLLISPEQMAEHGFIGKADIDGITEITASPGKIAYDAAWEVRKDLFARAFELHRKEPDFEAFCRTHAHWLDDYALFTVLTRQYRDRFWQQWPPGLVRRQPDALAAASRQMAEPIAWICFLQYLFYRQWTELRDFCAQHEIGIMGDMPIYVPLHSADVWCRPELFKLDPDFQPVVVSGVPPDYFSDTGQLWGHPVYDWQTHEKQGFDWWISRISHNLDLFDILRIDHFRGLVAAWEVPAADTSALNGKWHPVPVHSFFKALYQRISSLCLVAEDLGHITADVREVMAQYDLPGMRVLVFGFTDDPSHNPNAPHNVDPAGLVYTGTHDTNTAAGWFENEATEIAQKRASAYFGANLTPAAFARLLVRAAMMSPARLCILPIQDILALGQEARINHPATQKNNWLWRLTPNQLTAEEATRQLNLTKIYGRY, encoded by the coding sequence ATGATCAAAATCCGTTCAAGCGGCATTCTGCTGCCCGTCCAGAGCCTTGCATCAAAGTATGGCATCGGCGACCTGGGCCCTGCGGCCCGGGAGTTTGTTGAGTTTCTGCACGCCGCAGGCCAGCACGTATGGCAGATCCTGCCCGTGACCCCCACAGTGGCCGAACACGGCCATTCCCCGTATCACAGCCCTTCGGCCTTTGCCTTTAACCCGCTTCTCATCAGCCCGGAGCAGATGGCCGAACACGGCTTTATCGGCAAAGCCGATATCGATGGCATCACGGAGATCACCGCATCCCCGGGCAAAATCGCCTATGACGCGGCCTGGGAGGTCAGAAAGGACCTTTTTGCCAGGGCATTTGAACTCCACCGCAAAGAGCCGGATTTTGAGGCATTCTGCCGGACACACGCCCACTGGCTCGACGACTATGCCCTGTTTACCGTGCTCACCCGCCAGTACAGGGACCGCTTCTGGCAGCAGTGGCCTCCGGGTCTGGTCCGTCGCCAGCCCGACGCCCTGGCGGCCGCATCCCGGCAGATGGCTGAACCCATTGCCTGGATCTGCTTTCTGCAGTACCTGTTTTACCGCCAGTGGACAGAGTTGCGGGATTTCTGCGCTCAGCACGAAATCGGCATCATGGGAGACATGCCCATTTACGTGCCCCTGCATTCCGCAGATGTCTGGTGCCGGCCCGAACTGTTCAAGCTGGACCCGGATTTTCAGCCCGTGGTGGTCTCGGGCGTGCCTCCGGATTATTTCAGCGACACCGGCCAGCTCTGGGGCCATCCGGTCTATGACTGGCAGACCCATGAAAAGCAGGGCTTTGACTGGTGGATTTCCCGCATCTCCCACAATCTGGATCTGTTTGACATCCTGCGCATCGACCATTTCCGGGGCCTGGTGGCCGCCTGGGAGGTGCCCGCAGCAGATACCAGTGCCTTAAACGGTAAATGGCATCCAGTGCCGGTGCATTCTTTTTTTAAGGCCCTGTACCAACGCATTTCTTCTCTCTGCCTGGTGGCCGAGGACCTGGGCCATATCACCGCAGACGTGCGCGAAGTCATGGCCCAATACGATCTGCCCGGCATGCGCGTGCTCGTGTTCGGGTTCACAGATGATCCCTCCCACAACCCCAACGCCCCCCACAATGTGGACCCGGCCGGCCTGGTCTACACCGGCACCCATGATACCAACACCGCCGCGGGCTGGTTTGAAAACGAGGCCACAGAAATCGCCCAAAAACGCGCCTCTGCCTATTTTGGCGCAAATCTCACCCCCGCCGCCTTTGCCCGCCTGCTGGTGCGCGCGGCCATGATGTCTCCGGCCCGCCTCTGCATTCTCCCGATCCAGGATATCCTCGCCCTGGGCCAGGAGGCCCGGATCAATCACCCGGCCACACAAAAAAACAACTGGCTCTGGCGCCTCACCCCAAACCAGCTCACCGCCGAAGAGGCCACCCGCCAGCTCAACCTCACCAAAATTTACGGCCGGTATTGA
- a CDS encoding Pycsar system effector family protein — translation MQTIDQMERELDRLLTWVRAADTRVTLVLPLDTAMLGALAAVASDTCGWNTWQVIWGLLSVIPLTASLVFLALATFPRTDGPRNSLVFFGGIANRTEREFRDAVQAVDEAGYAEDLISQCHVNAVIAVKKFRWIKLSLLSVFIAAIPWFLSIYSMYQVG, via the coding sequence ATGCAGACGATCGACCAAATGGAACGCGAACTCGACCGATTATTAACTTGGGTTCGCGCCGCCGACACTCGTGTGACGTTAGTGCTCCCACTTGACACCGCCATGTTGGGAGCTCTGGCGGCGGTGGCTTCAGATACATGTGGCTGGAACACATGGCAAGTGATTTGGGGGCTTCTATCGGTGATTCCGCTCACAGCAAGCCTTGTCTTCCTTGCCTTGGCGACTTTCCCGCGCACTGACGGCCCTCGAAATTCGCTTGTCTTCTTTGGCGGTATTGCCAATCGGACCGAACGTGAATTTCGAGATGCGGTGCAGGCAGTAGATGAGGCCGGATACGCCGAAGACTTGATAAGCCAATGCCATGTGAACGCGGTAATCGCGGTCAAGAAGTTCAGATGGATCAAGCTATCGCTTCTAAGCGTATTCATCGCCGCAATTCCATGGTTTCTATCGATCTACAGCATGTACCAAGTGGGATAG
- a CDS encoding type II toxin-antitoxin system HicB family antitoxin: MSKLEKLSEHILMRRSNANVSFETLCSLEKKYEIIIFWSSEDNSFVAEVPELPGCMADGKTYQEALSNAEQIIDEWIETATRLGRPIPQPKGRLAYA; this comes from the coding sequence ATGAGCAAACTGGAAAAGCTGTCCGAGCACATTTTGATGCGAAGATCAAATGCGAATGTCTCGTTCGAGACTTTATGCTCCCTGGAAAAAAAATACGAAATCATCATTTTTTGGAGCTCTGAGGACAATTCATTTGTGGCCGAGGTGCCGGAACTCCCAGGATGCATGGCGGACGGGAAAACCTACCAAGAGGCCCTAAGCAATGCGGAACAAATTATCGATGAGTGGATCGAAACTGCTACAAGACTCGGCAGGCCTATTCCTCAACCGAAAGGCCGTCTTGCGTATGCCTAA
- a CDS encoding HEPN domain-containing protein: MALKNKMRRRAKKPPHIDSLKTNFQEIDRILEIHGEISGSGPGYKHNVQVLNKSAVVLLLACWEAYIEDLADNSFYFMLSKSKQPQVFPDHVLSNAAKEIKKSNSDVWSLANMGWKTVMQDHKNKILEKYTVQGAFNTPSPKNIDALFSNLIGYKSISRTWYWPAMSIENSKKKLEELIELRGSIAHRVQSAKKVTKTHVKDSKAFIFRLAIISNNRVVKYIEDQVGIKPWRTLRYQKTR; the protein is encoded by the coding sequence ATGGCACTCAAAAATAAAATGCGAAGAAGAGCAAAAAAGCCACCTCATATAGATTCACTTAAAACGAATTTTCAGGAAATCGATAGAATTCTTGAAATTCATGGTGAAATTTCAGGAAGTGGACCCGGATACAAACATAATGTCCAGGTGCTTAATAAAAGTGCTGTTGTTTTGCTTCTTGCATGCTGGGAAGCCTATATTGAAGACCTTGCAGATAACTCATTCTATTTCATGCTTTCAAAATCAAAGCAACCACAAGTTTTTCCAGACCATGTACTTTCGAATGCTGCTAAAGAAATTAAAAAAAGTAACAGTGATGTTTGGAGCTTAGCAAACATGGGATGGAAGACAGTAATGCAAGACCATAAAAATAAAATACTAGAAAAATACACTGTTCAAGGGGCATTCAATACACCAAGTCCTAAAAACATTGATGCTCTATTTTCTAATTTAATCGGTTATAAATCTATTTCAAGAACCTGGTATTGGCCTGCTATGTCTATTGAAAATTCCAAAAAGAAGCTTGAAGAACTTATCGAGCTAAGGGGGAGTATTGCACATAGGGTTCAGTCAGCAAAAAAAGTAACAAAAACACATGTGAAAGATAGCAAAGCCTTTATTTTCCGGTTGGCTATTATATCAAACAATAGAGTTGTCAAATATATTGAAGATCAGGTTGGTATTAAACCCTGGCGCACCCTTAGATACCAGAAAACTAGATAG
- a CDS encoding AAA family ATPase, with protein sequence MQSYQDIVKSYDRLKKVLEDRILEKGTKLTASPDDDYPLLLLETSSDSAAFAIINGTSESSFARAYDTFKKLYREKHTYWRNRNLSFVICRSEPKPASDAFFGSLETDVYFCRKYVINLSHSPDELERELLRLPFLPFPEDQVGMLVRPPSAQTLLQDLNVSAVLSRQIVVPREYSASHIVEQLLAKKETLPQINYGAEPVMQQQVQPVERMRVRTVEIEAFRAYKKKQVFDVDADIVVLYGPNGLGKTSFFDAIDYLCTGRIGRLCRQRISQKRFINIARHLASTTSDGLVSGYLSQGSADHSVARRVAEWGATLIDGEEHDRASTLQFLTAAQWGPKKARIEHLERLFRATHLFSQTDPELMVEFEQNSTLSSDLVSRMLALDDYASGLAKAEAVLGKLEKLITQKKQQIDDLKEEVSQVNLRLQELPQIRGEVEGERQISKIVVELIKELPRLTDMEIDETQPTAENAREWRAMAESALKNAQNSLRRLQVIESDLAKYDKNKHAHQETVAQIAKLEEALKERKNEQEQQKEALDKLSTNLEQERTILARAKSRQQCLTKLDRLQQIYRKTDSSLRHWHEELNRISGEIEKIDTELQPLLTVAENLRTQIAKHNETIRDHSQKIQALSEIQDGLPAWRENRGFIISLKESIAKAQSTLRSVNADIDELKSGMTEKEQELATCEEKYKEFSANRAEISQLLDKLEAHVSNGICPTCGTDHKSKRTLIQRIHAQKEARPAFVDELSKRCDELRNDLKKDKTSLATATTKYSYKTKELQENEKKLADARQSLVLFESRVVSTGLSVNEDLADAISRKTTQEKQAFDRSRADLTRLESELDSSTKRMKELEQNRVEKEGIRKQATATIASLEKQLDDLHVKADELDLSLEMTSQELAAESKQAASLEAEAIKRIGHFSPQKDALTNDLSMIKTKISQARKKIGTLYQEKERLEEDMGDFVERAAAVLDRDALTPEAISEKIKLTEERVDQLHAIQRRCSTLELSLDAAQRTAIRSELESQVKSLTNQESVLREETSKLSKIKNWFERVREVLDRQSSRAVANHVETLGPLTTLIQKRLRTVYGFGDIALDAKGKEIRVAVGWESEKVKPADYFSDSQKQILMLSMFLAGRLTQTWSGFAPILMDDPVTHFDDLNAFGFVELIRGLVSTSPGRRQFFISTCEQRLFDLMIKKFRSLEGGAKFYKFESIGRDGPVVHSLGK encoded by the coding sequence ATGCAGTCTTACCAGGACATCGTCAAATCATATGACAGACTCAAAAAAGTACTCGAAGATCGTATTCTCGAAAAGGGTACTAAATTGACTGCCTCACCAGATGATGACTATCCCCTGCTATTGCTGGAAACTTCTTCTGATTCAGCGGCATTTGCGATTATCAATGGCACTTCCGAATCATCGTTTGCCCGCGCGTATGATACCTTCAAGAAGCTCTACCGGGAGAAACATACTTATTGGAGAAATCGCAACCTGTCTTTCGTTATCTGCCGGTCAGAGCCGAAGCCTGCGAGTGATGCATTTTTTGGTTCATTGGAGACAGATGTATATTTTTGCCGAAAATACGTTATCAATTTATCGCACTCCCCAGATGAACTTGAGCGAGAACTGCTTCGGCTCCCTTTCCTCCCTTTCCCAGAAGATCAGGTGGGCATGCTCGTGCGACCACCCTCTGCACAGACGCTTCTGCAGGACCTGAATGTAAGCGCTGTACTATCGCGCCAGATAGTGGTTCCCAGAGAGTATTCCGCATCCCATATTGTTGAACAACTTCTTGCTAAAAAGGAAACACTACCCCAAATTAATTACGGGGCAGAACCAGTTATGCAGCAGCAAGTTCAACCTGTAGAGCGCATGCGAGTCAGGACAGTTGAGATTGAAGCCTTTCGAGCATACAAAAAAAAGCAAGTATTCGATGTGGACGCGGATATTGTTGTTCTTTATGGACCTAATGGTCTTGGGAAGACGTCCTTTTTTGATGCAATTGACTACTTATGTACAGGGAGAATAGGGCGTCTTTGCCGTCAGCGAATCAGTCAAAAGCGCTTCATCAATATCGCCCGTCATTTGGCCTCAACAACCAGTGACGGTTTGGTTTCAGGCTACCTGAGCCAAGGGAGCGCAGATCATTCAGTGGCACGAAGGGTTGCCGAATGGGGTGCTACATTAATTGATGGGGAGGAGCATGATCGAGCGAGCACATTGCAATTTCTGACTGCAGCCCAGTGGGGCCCCAAAAAAGCGCGGATCGAGCACCTCGAACGTCTCTTTCGAGCGACACACCTTTTTAGTCAAACCGACCCGGAACTAATGGTTGAATTTGAGCAAAATTCCACACTTTCTTCCGATCTGGTATCACGGATGCTGGCCCTAGATGATTATGCCTCAGGATTGGCAAAAGCAGAAGCGGTATTGGGAAAGCTGGAAAAACTAATTACCCAGAAAAAACAACAGATAGACGATCTTAAGGAGGAAGTGAGCCAGGTAAATTTGCGGCTACAGGAATTGCCGCAAATTCGGGGGGAGGTTGAAGGTGAGAGGCAAATCTCCAAGATTGTCGTCGAACTGATCAAGGAACTGCCACGCCTTACTGATATGGAAATTGATGAAACCCAACCAACTGCAGAGAATGCCCGTGAATGGCGAGCCATGGCTGAATCGGCCCTCAAAAATGCCCAAAACAGTCTTCGACGCCTTCAGGTGATAGAATCCGACTTGGCAAAATACGATAAGAACAAACACGCACATCAAGAAACCGTGGCTCAGATTGCAAAGCTCGAGGAGGCACTCAAAGAGAGAAAAAATGAGCAAGAGCAACAAAAAGAGGCATTGGATAAACTTTCAACCAATTTAGAACAAGAACGCACCATTTTGGCGCGCGCAAAGTCACGTCAGCAGTGTTTGACAAAGCTTGACCGCCTCCAACAGATTTATCGGAAGACTGATAGCTCGCTCCGTCATTGGCACGAGGAGCTGAATCGAATATCTGGGGAAATAGAGAAGATTGATACTGAGCTTCAGCCGTTGTTGACTGTCGCAGAAAATCTGCGAACTCAAATTGCCAAGCATAACGAAACGATTCGAGACCATTCTCAAAAAATACAAGCTTTATCGGAAATTCAAGATGGTCTTCCGGCATGGCGGGAGAATCGGGGATTCATAATCAGTCTTAAGGAATCTATTGCTAAGGCGCAATCAACCCTACGAAGCGTCAATGCCGATATTGACGAGCTCAAATCTGGAATGACTGAAAAGGAGCAGGAACTTGCCACGTGCGAGGAAAAATATAAAGAGTTTTCGGCAAACCGAGCTGAAATTTCTCAATTACTTGATAAACTGGAGGCCCACGTATCAAACGGGATCTGTCCCACATGTGGCACTGATCATAAATCAAAGAGGACGTTGATCCAACGAATTCACGCTCAAAAGGAAGCAAGGCCTGCTTTTGTAGACGAGCTCTCGAAACGCTGTGACGAACTCCGAAATGACCTGAAAAAGGACAAAACATCCCTTGCGACGGCCACCACGAAATACTCATACAAGACCAAAGAACTACAGGAAAATGAAAAAAAGCTTGCGGATGCACGTCAATCTTTGGTCCTATTCGAGAGCAGGGTGGTAAGTACGGGGCTTTCAGTGAACGAAGATCTCGCAGACGCTATATCACGCAAAACTACACAGGAGAAGCAGGCGTTTGACCGTTCACGGGCCGATCTCACTCGGCTCGAATCCGAGTTGGATAGTAGCACCAAACGCATGAAGGAATTAGAGCAGAATCGTGTGGAGAAGGAAGGAATTCGGAAGCAGGCAACGGCAACTATTGCGTCTCTGGAAAAACAGCTCGATGACCTCCATGTTAAAGCTGATGAATTGGATCTATCCCTTGAAATGACCTCTCAGGAACTGGCGGCGGAGAGCAAACAGGCCGCATCGCTTGAAGCAGAGGCTATCAAACGCATTGGTCATTTCTCTCCTCAGAAGGATGCACTCACGAATGATTTGAGTATGATTAAAACAAAGATCAGTCAGGCCAGAAAAAAAATTGGCACTCTATATCAAGAAAAAGAACGGTTGGAAGAGGATATGGGAGACTTCGTTGAGCGGGCAGCGGCTGTACTTGATCGTGATGCACTCACCCCTGAAGCCATTAGCGAGAAGATAAAACTAACAGAGGAGCGCGTTGATCAGCTGCATGCGATCCAGAGACGCTGTTCGACGCTCGAGCTATCACTGGATGCCGCTCAACGAACTGCGATACGGTCGGAACTCGAGTCTCAAGTCAAATCACTGACAAACCAGGAGAGCGTTCTCAGAGAAGAAACCTCTAAATTATCAAAGATTAAGAACTGGTTTGAGAGAGTAAGAGAGGTGCTTGATAGGCAGAGTTCCCGTGCTGTCGCCAATCATGTTGAGACGCTTGGCCCTCTTACAACGTTAATCCAGAAGCGACTTCGCACTGTGTACGGATTCGGCGACATTGCCCTTGATGCTAAAGGAAAGGAGATCCGTGTCGCGGTTGGATGGGAAAGCGAGAAAGTCAAGCCTGCCGACTATTTCAGCGACTCACAGAAACAGATACTCATGCTCAGTATGTTTCTCGCAGGCAGACTGACCCAGACCTGGTCCGGCTTTGCGCCGATCCTAATGGATGATCCGGTTACTCATTTTGATGATCTCAATGCGTTTGGTTTTGTGGAACTCATAAGAGGCCTTGTGAGTACGTCCCCGGGTAGGCGACAATTTTTCATCTCCACTTGTGAACAGCGCTTGTTCGACTTAATGATAAAGAAATTTAGAAGCTTAGAAGGAGGAGCAAAATTTTACAAATTTGAGAGCATTGGTCGTGATGGGCCGGTTGTGCATAGCTTAGGTAAATAA
- a CDS encoding adenylate/guanylate cyclase domain-containing protein, giving the protein MGKYQEVNHQIQDIIDTPWKTRRGTKVPKTTEVALGGGAVEIEATFLYADLAQSSKMAKELDRRVAAKLIKCFLASGSKVIQQNGGAIRSFDGDRVMGIFHGDFKNSNAAKCAQQIKYVVHYLIKPKFERKYNSIKNASFSIDHGIGIDTGTVLSVRGGVRGENDLVWIERAPNLAAKLSSLREAPYQTFITARVYNKLNDNAKYGPNWENKWQSRSWNFLGDNLTVYRSSWWWKPGFSGSHP; this is encoded by the coding sequence ATGGGCAAATACCAAGAGGTCAACCACCAGATCCAAGATATTATCGATACGCCATGGAAGACTAGGCGCGGAACGAAAGTGCCAAAAACTACGGAAGTCGCACTTGGTGGGGGTGCGGTTGAGATTGAGGCCACGTTCTTGTACGCGGATCTCGCTCAATCATCGAAAATGGCCAAAGAGTTAGATCGCCGAGTCGCGGCGAAATTGATCAAGTGTTTCTTGGCGTCTGGTTCAAAAGTAATTCAGCAGAATGGCGGCGCAATAAGGAGCTTTGATGGTGACCGGGTTATGGGAATCTTCCATGGCGATTTCAAGAACAGTAATGCCGCAAAATGTGCTCAGCAGATCAAGTATGTGGTGCATTATCTAATCAAACCGAAGTTCGAAAGGAAGTACAATTCCATTAAGAACGCATCCTTCTCGATAGATCATGGCATCGGGATCGATACGGGCACCGTATTATCGGTCCGCGGAGGCGTGCGAGGCGAGAACGACCTAGTATGGATCGAGCGTGCACCCAATTTGGCCGCAAAGCTCAGCTCCCTCCGTGAGGCGCCATATCAAACGTTCATAACCGCGCGTGTCTACAACAAGCTTAACGACAATGCGAAGTACGGGCCTAATTGGGAGAATAAGTGGCAGAGCCGATCGTGGAACTTTTTAGGTGATAATTTGACTGTGTATCGCTCGAGCTGGTGGTGGAAGCCCGGATTTTCCGGTAGCCATCCGTAG